In a genomic window of Xenopus laevis strain J_2021 chromosome 5S, Xenopus_laevis_v10.1, whole genome shotgun sequence:
- the LOC121394105 gene encoding lamina-associated polypeptide 2-like: MDPAAPKRTASKVIVASAEEPTKKRDKQDAEKRCRACVNMAMRDKKFCQDCFDDYLSRQINPSVARDSPQDLPIPSTSATLPDQQSLMSWIKTAVSQSLKETVLSNPDLSVFNRNPSIQEDSSDDSSSSDEELPSDEISVFDQKHLTPLIRAIRRTLNLEDASQPSTSLLFSKKAKMAFPIHKEVQDLIRLEWEKISRRIPAERRIEKLYPFSDDIQDTLNKPPSVDAPVARLSRKTALPIDDISALKNPMDRRMETELKKCYISAGAACKPSIALVSVTKALSLWAENLEQAVKDRMPREKILEGLEDFRLASNFCLQASLDLVQLSARSMSFAVAARRALWVRSWFADTASKNSLCKMPFEGKKLFGKALDDIISKSSGGKSTFLPQSRRFPDSFRRRPESSFRRRDDTRGFRFGRDFRTSNWRAGQTSFRARARPPRSPKSSSKAQ, translated from the exons ATGGATCCAGCTGCCCCGAAGAGGACTGCTTCCAAGGTGATAGT tgccTCTGCTGAAGAGCCTACTAAAAAGAGAGATAAGCAAGATGCTGAGAAGAGATGCCGAGCATGTGTTAATATGGCTATGAGAGATAAGAAATTTTGCCAGGACTGCTTTGATGATTATCTGTCTAGGCAGATTAACCCCTCTGTGGCCAGGGATTCTCCTCAGGATTTGCCTATTCCTTCAACATCTGCCACTTTGCCTGATCAGCAGTCTCTGATGTCATGGATTAAAACTGCAGTATCTCaatctcttaaagagacagttctctCTAACCCAGATTTGTCTGTATTTAATAGAAATCCTTCTATTCAGGAGGATTCTTCGGATGACAGCTCTTCATCTGATGAGGAATTGCCTAGTGATGAAATTTCAGTATTCGATCAGAAACATCTTACTCCCCTCATTAGGGCTATTAGGCGCACCTTGAATCTGGAGGATGCAAGTCAGCCTTCTACCTCCCTTCTATTTTCTAAAAAAGCGAAGATGGCTTTTCCTATTCATAAGGAAGTGCAGGATTTAATCCGTTTGGAATGGGAGAAGATTTCCAGGAGAATTCCAGCGGAAAGAAGGATTGAGAAATTATATCCTTTCTCTGATGATATTCAAGATACTTTGAATAAACCTCCTTCGGTGGATGCTCCAGTGGCAAGATTGTCGAGGAAGACGGCGTTGCCGATAGATGATATATctgctttaaaaaatcccatggaTCGCCGCATggaaactgagctgaaaaaatgctacatttcagcaggagcagcctgTAAGCCTTCTATTGCATTGGTGTCAGTTACCAAGGCACTTTCCCTTTGGGCAGAAAACTTAGAGCAGGCCGTTAAAGATCGAATGCCCAGAGAGAAGATTCTGGAAGGTCTTGAAGATTTCAGGTTGGCCTCTAATTTTTGCCTGCAAGCATCCTTGGATTTAGTGCAATTGTCTGCTCGCTCAATGTCCTTTGCTGTAGCAGCCCGTAGAGCTCTTTGGGTCAGATCTTGGTTTGCGGATACCGCTTCCAAAAATTCGCTTTGCAAGATGCCTTTTGAGGGCAAGAAATTATTTGGCAAGGCCTTGGATGACATTATATCAAAATCTTCTGGGGGCAAGAGTACTTTTTTGCCGCAAAGTAGAAGATTTCCTGATAGCTTCAGGAGGCGGCCAGAAAGTTCCTTTCGAAGAAGAGATGATACtagaggattcagattcggaagAGATTTTAGAACCTCGAATTGGCGTGCAGGCCAAACGTCTTTTAGGGCCAGAGCTAGACCTCCAAGGTCCCCCAAGTCCTCTTCAAAGGCTCAATGA